DNA sequence from the Aneurinibacillus sp. REN35 genome:
CGCACGCTGAACATGGACCGGGCAGCCTGGCTGGAGTTGCGCAATAGAGGCATCGGCGGCTCTGATGCGGCAGCCATTGCCGGTCTGAGCAAATATAAGTCTCCTGTCGCCGTCTACCTTGAAAAAACAGGGCAGATTGGGCCAGAAGAAGCCGGGGAAGCTGCTTACTTCGGAAACAGGTTAGAAGCGCTGGTAGCCGAAGAATTCACGCTGAGGACGGGGCTAAAGGTTCGCCGGAGAAACAGCCTGCTGCAGCATCCGGAACATACCTTCATGCTGGCAAACATTGACCGGGAGCTGGTCGGGCAAAAGGTAGGGTTGGAGTGTAAGACGGCTTCTGCCTACCTGAAAGACCTATGGGAAGGCGATGAGGTGCCGATGCAGTACCTGATTCAGTGCCAGCATTACATGGCCGTCACAGGCTATCAGGCTTGGTACATCGCTGTTCTTGTGGGCGGCAATACATTCATTCACAAGCGTATTGAGCGTGACGAGGAATTGATTGCGCGGTTGATCGAGATTGAAAAAGACTTCTGGGAGAATCATGTGCTGGCCGGTGTGCCACCAATGTTAGACGGATCAGAAGCATCCGGGGAACTGCTAAAGAAAATGCACCCCATGGCCGAAGAGGGAACGGAGACAGAGCTTCCTCTCGAGGCAGACGAGCTGCTTGAACAACTAATGCCTGCAAAGGAGGCAGTAAAGGCAGCGGAAGAGCGGGTGAAGGAGATTGAAAACCGACTCAAGGCGATGCTGGGTGAACATGAAACCGGACAGGCCCGGTACTATCAGGTCACCTGGAAGAACGTCAGCAGCCAGCGCATTGACTCGAAAGCACTTAAAGCCGAGCACCCGGATATTTACGAAAAGTTTGCAAAGCAATCACATTCCCGGCGCTTCAGTGTGAAGCGATTAGGTTAGGAGGACACGAAGCATGGCAACCAATAAAGACGCAAAGAATGCATTAGCACAGCGTAGTCAAAATGCGGCAGCTAAGAAGCCTTTAACACCGGAACAAACCGTTGCAGCCTATCTGGAAAAAATGAAACCTGAATTTGATAAGGCGCTTCCAGCACATATGAATGCAGATCGCCTGGCTCGGGTTGCGCTGACGACCATCCGAACCACACCGAAGCTGATGGAGTGCAGCATTCCATCCCTTATGGGAGCGATTGTACAGGCAGCACAGCTTGGCCTGGAGCCGGGCCTGATCGGTCACTGCTACATCATCCCGTATGGAAAGGAAGCACAGTTCATCATCGGCTATAAAGGCATGATTGACCTGGCACGCCGGTCCGGCAACATCGAGAGCATTTATTCCCACGCGGTATATGAGGCTGATGAATTTGACTATGAGCTGGGGTTACATCCGAAGCTCTACCATAAACCAGCCACGGGACGCCGGGGAGCTATGACCTATGTATATGCTGTGGCCCATTTCAAAGATGGGGGTTACCAGTTTGAAGTGATGGACATGGAAGAAATTGAACGGCGCCGCGCACGCTCCAAGGCCAACAAAAATGGTCCGTGGGTGACCGATTATGAGGAAATGGCAAAGAAAACAGTGATTCGTCATATGTGGAAGTACCTGCCGATCAGCATTGAGATTCAGCAGAAGGCGGCCTGGGACGAAACGGTGCGTAAGAACATCACCAGCGAGCCAAAAAGCGTCTATGCTGACGCGATTGAGGCGGAGGGTGTTGTAGCCGAGGATATCCCGATGGCTGAGTCTGCACCGGCAGAGAAGCAGTCAGGGACAGATCAAAAAGGCACGGATAAGGAACTGGAAGACGCCATGAACATGGAATTTAAATAACAAAACACGGGGCGCTACGGCGCCCCTCTATCAAACGTTAAGGGGGAACAATCTATGAAATCGGGGAAGAGGCCGACACGCAAACAAAAGCTGGCGATACAAACTGCACGATTGAACCCGGCGAACTGGCTTGTCACCAAGAATCTGCCGGATACGCTTCACTTGGTACACAGGGAAACGGGCCGGGAACGGATCATATCGGCATAGGGGCTGAGCGATTTATGCTCTGAGTGATAAAAATAACCAGACTCTATATTTTTAGAGTCTGGCTAAGAATTACTTTAATCTTAAATTTTTTATAAAATCGGCAACTTGTTGCTTCTCGCTTTCTGTTAAGTCGTTGTCACTATCTATAAACACCGAGATATTGTCATCTGTTTCTGTATCAGGGATGTATTCCAAAATATCTTCAACGCGACAGTTGAGAGCACGGCATAAAGCATTTAGATTCGCAAAACTAATTTCTTTTGCTTCTTCATGGTATAAAGCTCCTATTGTGTTCGGTCGAATTTTTGTTAGTTCTGATAAGTTTTTTTGAGTCATCTTATTAGCGCCTAACAGTTGAGATAACTTTATACGAATCACCCTATCAACCTCCGAAAATAACTTTGATAGTAGTTATTATAGCACAAATAGTTTTTAAATAACTAAAAAAGTTATAAATTAACTTTACTTTATCTCTTTTCGTTATTATAATAACGCTAACAGTTATTTTGGGGGGTGGTAATGATGAATTGCTTTGAAAGGTTGATTGAACTGGCGGAGTTGGAAGGTATAGCGGTTTGCATGGACCATAGATTCCCTGATGGTTTTATTGTATTCGATAATACAGATGTATATATCGCGTTAAAGGCCGGAATGGAAATGGGGCGAACTGAGTTTATTTTGGGACACGAACTCGGGCATTACTTTTTAGAACATAATTTTCGTAAAACAAAAGCTGATAAGGCGTTCGAGGTAAGGGGTTCTTCTGTTTTTGCAAATGAAAATTTTGAAGCTGAAGCTAATTTGTTTTCAAAAATGATTATCCAGATTGGTCGATGTAGAGATATCACAAAAGAAGATGTAGAGACCATAAAAGAAAGCATTTTAAGAAACATACATCTTCACTAGTTGTGTGTTGGATAGGTATAGATTGTTTTAGTTAATGAAAATTTTATAAATGTAATGGGGAGGGATCTACCTTGGATAAGCAAGTTATTTCAAGTTTGTTAGATGTGGCTTATCGCTTAAATAAAAAAGAAAAATCGTTAGAAACTGTACTTGATACCGATTTGAACTTTTTGTGCGAAGAAGTCTCAAGCATTTTCAAAGCGATTTTAAAAAATGTTGGTATACCTGATGAAAATAGTCACGAATTGACTGAAAAGTATCAAAAAGAAAATCCTCATATGGATCGCCATGAAATTCACCTTAATGTCATGGGTGATGAGACATTATTTGTTCATGACGAATTCGATGATGAGTTTTTTAACTTTTTAAATGATGAGATGAGCAAGGATGAACTTATAGAAAGTATCGGAAGTTGGGTTGAGATGTACGCCGTTGAGAAGAACGCGGAAGAGTAGGGGTTGGAACACCATGACAAAACCACCAATCAAAGGCGGATATATCTTGCTTTCCAGAAAAATGATTGAAAGTGAAATATGGGAGAAGCCACCCTTGTTCTTAAAAGTTTGGATCTACCTTCTTTCCAAAGCGCAGCATGGAAACTATAAAAATCTCAAACGAGGGCAGTTGGTTACATCCATTCCTGAGATTATCGAGGCGTGCAGTTGGAAGGTTGGATATCGAACAGAACGGCCAACCAAGGATCAAATTTTCAAAATTTTAAACTGGCTACGAAGCGCAAGCGAAAGCAACGACGAAAGCAACGTGGGGCAACCAATGATAACAACAACGAAAGCAACGCACGGTATGCTCGTAAACATAGAGAATTACTGCTTTTATCAGACATCGAGCAACTACGAAAGCAACGCCGAAGACGATGACGAAGACCCCGCGAAAGCACCACGAAAGCAACGACAGGCCGACAATATAAACAAGAATTATAAAGAATTACAAGAACTTAATAATACTACTCCTACTCCTCCTACACATGCGCACGCAAAAGAAAATCCGATTGCTGTGTATGAGCAGGAGATTGGGAGATTTACAGACACCATTCGAGACAAAATGATCGACTGGTTAGATAACGGCTACTTTGACGAACCGGAAGCCATTATGATTGCAGCCATTCAGGAGGCTGCTGTTTATGAAAAGCGATCCTGGGCCTATCTGGAGAGAATTCTTCAGGAGTGCCTGAATAAAAACATACGCACTGTAGAGCAGTTCCAGCAGAAGAAGGCCGAAGCGGCTGCGGAGAAAGAAAAAAAGCTGGTTCGATTACCGAAGGAGGAGCGAGATGAAAAGCGTCAGAGACCTTCTCAACCGTCCCAATATGAATATCCCTACTGAAGCCCTGGAAGCCTTCCGACGGCAGCGTGAGGCTGAAGAGAGGGCGATGGTTCAGCAGATTCTGCAGGAGAACGCTGCAGCACGCCGGGCGAAGCTGCAAAAGGTGTTTGATACGAACAGCCTGATTCCGAAAAAGCTGCTGCCAGCCACTTTTGAAAACTACCAACCCGGAAACGAGAGCCAGGCGCTCGCAAAGCAAAAGGGAATGGAGTATGCCGATCACTTTGACACTGAGGAATCCCGTAATTTGCTCATGACAGGGCCGTATGGTGTGGGGAAGTCACACATTGCCGTATCGATCCAAAAACGTCTCATGCATCTTGGCTTCTCCTGCATCTACATTTCGACACCGAAGTTGCTCACCAAGATCCGGGACACGTACAACCGAGATAGCGAGCATAACGAATTGGAGTTGCTGGAGATGATCGAACAGGTAGATTGCCTGGTGCTTGATGATATCGGGGCAGAGAACGGCACGGACTGGACGGCCTCAAAGGTGTTCGAAGTCGTGGAAAGTCGGTTGGGAAAACACACAATTTACACAACAAACCTCAGCGGTCGGCAGCTTGAAAAACAAATTGGCGAACGCAACATGTCACGCTTATCGCAAGATACAGAGTGGCTGAAAGTGGTCGGAGAAGACTACCGGCGCCGGGAATTGAGGAGGGCAGGCCAATGAGTGACATGAATGCTTATCCTATCCCGGCAGACATCGACATGGAGGAAGAAGTCGTCGTCAGCATGCTGATGGAAAAAGACGTGATTGCTGAGACGGCAGAGATGCTGAAGCCGGAGCACTTTTACAACCCGAAATTCAAAAAGCTCTATCAGGGCATCTTGGAGCGCTGGGAAGAAAACATCGACTCGGTGAACCTAGTGGATATGGTCCCGTTTCTTGAACAGTTGGACATCACCATCGAGCGAATCAGTGAGGTGGCCGTATCGATTCCGTCCTACTACGACAATCGGCGGCGTGCGGATCGACTGATTCGTCTGGCAGACATGCGACAGGCCATGAAGATCGGTCACCAGCTTATTACGGCCGGCCACCAGTGGCACACGATGGACCGAGAGGCAATGGAGAAGGTTATTGCCGATGCCGGCGAAGCACTTGGAAAGATCGGGGAGAACGAAGTCAAGAAAACGATGCGCTCCGTGCATGACATTCTGATGGAGTACACCGACAAAGTGGAACGAACGCTCTGGGACAACGGTGAAGAGAATGAGCAGCTGGCGCCGGGACTGCTATCTGACCTGGAGGATTTGGACAAGCTGACGAACGGCTACCAGGCACCGGAACTTATCATCGTGGCAGCACGGCCATCGATCGGCAAGACGGCCTACATGAACCAACAGATTCTCAATATTTCGCAGCTATATCCGGACAAGGGGGCCATTGGCATCTTCTCGCTGGAAATGTCTTCTGAGGCGCTTGTACAGCGCATGTTAAGCAACTTGGGGAACCTTTCAGGACTCGGCACCCGAAAGCTGAACGATGAGGAATACAGCAAATTTACGATGGCTGTCGGACTTCTGGCGAACCGAAACATTGCGATTGATGACGAGGCCGGCCAGACGGTAGCCAAGATTAAGGCAAAAGCGCGGCGGCTGCAGAAGGAAAAGGGTTTGGCGACCATCTTTATCGACTACCTGCAGTTCATCGAGCCACCGGCAAAAGGCATGAGCCGGGCCGATGCAGTCAGCGCCAACACCAAGGCACTGAAGAACATGGCAAAGGAGCTGGGAGTGCCAGTGGTTGCCCTGGCCCAGGTCGGCCGGCAGGTAGAGCAGCGCGCCGATAAGCGCCCGATGATGAGTGACCTTCGGGAGTCTGGCGAAATTGAGCAGACAGCCGACAAGATCATGTTTCTCTACCGGGATGATTACTACGACCGGGAGAGCGAGAAGCGGAATATTCTCGAAGTGATTCTGGCAAAGAACCGGGACGGCGCGACCGGGCTGGTGGAGTTAGCTTTCCTGCGGGAGTACGGCAAGATTCTCAATTTGGAGGTGCAGACAAGTGCAGCTGAACAGATGGCATGTGTTTGAGCATTTGAAGCGGGTATATATGGCAACCGGTCAGGAAATGACAATCGGTGAAGTGAAAGCAGCATTTAAAAACAGCGTAACGCAAGAGGAAATTGAGGAAGGCATTGCAGAGTTCTGCAGCGTGGTCCACTCGATGCCCTTGCCTCAAGGACAGAGGGTGTCATGAAGCACGCCGTTGTCATTCCGGAGAGAGCGAAGGTGCGGCACATCGTTGTAAGCCTGGAGAGCTTGCTTGGGCAGTTGAACAAAGCGGAGCAGTTGGACTTAAGAATTACCGGACTTCGGATCAACGGACAAGCGAGGGCCATCGAAGTCGAAACGGAGGAGATGCCGGATGAAAAGCTTTTATGATCGTGGACGCGGCCGGACGTTAGTGCCCAGGGAACGGTTTGAGAGGAATGAGCCCGGAAAGGTGATCAGCTACCAGCTTTCCGAAGCGGAGCTGGCAAAGTACAGGGCGCTGCCAAAGGCTGAAGGAAAGGCGCCTATGACAATGCCAAGACGGAGGAAGAAAGCATGACAAGGACGCCGATTATTTGGTTTGGGGGAAAGCAGACGCTGGCCCAGGACATTATCAGTCTAATGCCTCCCCATACCTGCTATGTGGAACCGTTTGGCGGCGGTGCATCGGTAATAGCGGCCAAGGCACCGGTTAACTGCGATATATATAACGATATTGACGGGGATGTAGTAAATTTTCTTCTGCAGCTTCGAAAGGATCCGGACCGGATACAGCAAGCGGTAAGCACACTGCCATACTCACGCCAGCTATTTGAGGAATGGAAATGGGGCAAAAAGCCTCGGAGCAAGTTTGAACGAGCTGTGCGGTGGTTTTACCTCAATCGATCAGCTATTCCTGGCGGAAATAATCATAAAACCGGTTGGAAGCACTCAGGGGTAAAAAATCCAGCTCGCGGTTTTCGCACAGCATGCGGATTACTGGCATCATTTGCCGAACGAATGGCTGCTGTTCAAATTGAATGCTTAGATTTTCGAGACATCATCACGAAATATGATTCACCGGATACCTTGTTTTATATCGATCCCCCATATCATGGCAACGAGAACCGGTATAAGGGCAAGTTCAAGGAAAAAGATCATCGCGATTTAGCAGATATGCTCAGGAATATTCAAGGCAAGGCAATTGTTTCTTATTACAGCACTCCACTTATCGAAGGGCTATACCATGATTGGGATCGCATAGAGATTAGCGCGCATAAATTCTCCCGGCCACAGGCCAGAGGGGTAGAACGGCCGGTGGCTACAGAGATCCTGTTCAAGAATTACGATTACGGTCAGATGACGCTATGGGAAGCAGGAGGACAAGCATGATTGAGTTTACGATCTACGGAGAGCCGGTGGCACAGGGACGGCCCCGGGCGACCACCATTGCAGGTCGGGCCCGGCTGTATGATCCGGCCAAGTCCCGGAACTACAAAGAGTACATCAGATTGGCAGCAGCTGACCATGCACCGTCTGTTCTTCTGGTGGGACCGTTGCTGCTCAAGATAAGCATTTATCGGTCCATACCAAAGAGCTTCAGCAAAAAGAAAACGGTACAGGCCGAGGCAAGGGAAATTCGACCAACCAGCAAGCCAGATGTAGACAACTATGTGAAAGGCATCAAGGACGCGCTGAACAAAGTGATCTGGAAGGATGACAGCCAGATCGTCAGCATTGTAGCCGAGAAATTCTACAGCCAGAAGCCACGCATCGAAGTAAAAGTTCAAGCAATGGAAGAGCAAATACAACAGTTATCAATCATCTAAAACCGAGGGGAGAAAACAATCATGCCATACATGGAGCTTAAAGGACTGATCAAAAAGGTGAATCTGAAGCCAAACGGGGAAAAGGAAATCCTGCTTGTTGTCTCTGAAAATGAAATGCGAGGCAAACTCGATTCTGTCTCTGAAATGATTGGCTGCCGAGTTGATGTATCGCTCGAGTCCTTGATCGTCAATTATACCGTCGAGATCAATGCAAATACAGAAGAACCGATGAGAACCTACCGTGTGGATGAAAAAGGCATCGTGCATGAAATAAAGCCGGAAGGAGAGCAACTGGAGGCCAACCTGGGACTGCCAGAAGCGAAGATCCCGACCAAGGAAGAGAAGGAGCAAACGGAGCGAGAGATCATCGACGATTTCATTCTCAGCGGCTTGGCACCAAGCTACGAGGACCTGCCTTATGACTTTGCTAATATCGTGAAGCGCCGGTTAGAGGGTGAGACATACATGAAGCTTGCTTCTGAGCTGGATATCTCCTCAGGAAAAATCGTGGAGCTGATCGATGAGTATCGAAAGCGTCTGGCCCCTCTGGCTGCCAAGTGGGATGAATGGAGGCAAGAGAAAGAGCAATCGAAACAGGAGACCACGGCGGATCCGGGGGAAGTGGCAACTGGTACAGGAGAGCCAGACCAATCCGAGCAAGATGAAGAGGACACCGATTCTTTGAAGGGGCAAGCTACCGAGAACCTGGGCAGCGACGGCCAGGAGCCATCAGAAGAAGAGATTGAGGAGTATATTCTTGGCGGCCACGCTCCAAAGTTCCCGGACATTGAGTTTGACTTCCCTCAGCTGCTGGATAAGAAGAGAAAGCGCGGAAGCTGGACAAAGGTTGCATCAGAAATGAACTTACCACTTGTACAGGTAAGACGCCAGTGGAGAGAGTATAAGGAGCGTATTGCCCGACAAATGCGCGGTGAAGATATAGCCTAATAAATCGGTTGCCTGCCGGGAAAACCCGGTGGGCGGCCTTGTAATACGGTGATATTGCGAGAAGAGAGGATGATAAAAATGAGTGAACAAGGCCTACATGTTAAATATAACGTTACAAAAGCTGATACCGGTGAGTTAATTGGAAATTGCTTTGTATTACGACCTGATCGTGACCCAGCAGCAGTAGTAGCATTGATGATGTATGCGGCAGCCACAGAAAACAAAGAATTATCGCAGGATATACTCAATTGGCTCCAAGGAATGGGTCAAGAAAGACTTCTTTATACGCAGTGCTTTCTAAAAGCCATAAGTGAAAATCCGCAGTTCTTTGAAAAACTTCTGGGCAGCATTATAGAGTCACCGTTCCAAAGCGAGCATGGTGATATGTGGGTGAATAAAAAGCATGCCACAGCTGTATGCTCTGAACTTTATTATGCCGTAATGGATGAAAGGTTTTATGAAAACATGGATTTTCAAGCGTTGGCAGATGAATCGGATGAATTGCTGCACATTGTTGATTAAGCGATTTATGTAATAAAAAATGCCGGCGATTGCCGGCTCATAGGGGGAAGGGTTGCCAGAAAACCCTTCACCTGAAATATACCATTTTTAGGTAGATGGGTAAATGAGGAAAATGTAGGAGGGAGAGTATGAACGAATCGGAGCAACTTGATCTGTTCCCCGACATGCCATATCTCGAGCCTCTTCCAGAATCAAATCATCCTAACAGAATGGTGCGTCAGTTTGGAGAAGGACCAGAGGGAACTACTTGTAAAACATGCCGGTTTCTCTATAAAAAAGAATGGAATCGAACGTTTTATAAATGTGAATTGTATAGGGATTCAAATGGACCAGGAACGGACTTTCGTAAGAAGTGGCAGAGCTGTAGCAAGTATAAAGCAAGGGAGGGTGCTAAAGAGTGAAACTTTCTTTAGAAACTGATTTGCAACAACAAATGATTGCGGTAGCCGTTCTGCAAATGTTAGAACGAGGCGAAAAAGTTCATGATGTTGCCGCTGTAACAAAAAAAATCGTTGAGGAAGTTTGGTTTGGATATATTGCTGAACAGCGCGAGAAAAAGGAGGTAGCGAATAATGACTGACCAGGAACTGAAGGAGATACGCAATGATCTAAGCCTTATTACAAAAGGACGCTGGTTTCGTTATAACGATGAAACAAGTTGGGTAGGAGCCTGGGATGAGGAAAACAAGTGCGACACACCCGTCTGTGAATGTCACGAACAAGAGGATGCGATGTTCATAGAGAAGGCACCTGAATATGTAAGGAGGTTACTAGAACACACTGATAGCCAAGCAGCGGAGATTGAACGGTTGCAGAAGGAAAATGCCATGCTTAAATCCCAAAAAGTGAGACAGTTAGCAAACGATATATGCGATAGGAATAACAAAGGAATGCAAAAATTATCTTCCGAATAAAAAACACCCTCTCTGGACGGCCATCCGGAGAGGGGTTCCCTGTTCTTGCTACCCAAGAATATTTTACCATGAGCAGGGGGAGTCGTCATGCAAATGTCGTTTTTGCCGAAAATTGACCGGAAGGCTACACAAAAGAGAGTCGAAGAAGCATTGGAGACAGCGCGTATCTACAAGCAGATCGGCTTTGTTCGCCGGGAGATGAAGAACACGCCTGCCTATGAACCGAGGTATCATGGTCCGACGAACAAAACGACCGATATGGCAGCCGAATGTGCTGTCTGGAATGTAGATAAGGAACGGGAGATCGAAGCGCTGTGTGAGCGCGTGGAAAGGGCTGTGAGCCGGTTGAGCAAGAAGGAACGGGAGATTATTGAGAAGCGCTATCTGGAAGATGAGAGCTTTGATTATATCGTTGCTGGAGAGGTTGGGCTAAGTGAAAGGACATATACCAGGATGAAGGCGAGAGCGTTTTATAAATTGGCTTTTATGTTGAAGTTGGAAGTATTGTCTGAGGATTTGATACCAATATAATAAAAAGCCGTTCCTTAATAGAACGGTTTTTTGGCTTTTTATGCTAGATAATATATCGCACACAAAAATGTTTTTTGAAATTAATTATAACGAATTTATAACTTAGATATCTATCTGTCAAATAGCAGCTTTCTACTGAACCTGTGGATTGATAATAATTCCTTGATGTATGTATCCGCCCTCAATGGTTAAAATGTTAATACCTGTCACATTCACAGTAAGTTCTTTTAATCCATCTTTGGTAGTTAGTGTTTCACTTTTAATTTTTTTACCATCGCCATATATTATAATTTCATGGCTCCAAGTAGTATTATCTGGAACACCGGTTGAAAGTGTTAGTTTTTTATACTGACCATCTAAGTTCCAATTAACTTCTCCTGACGCGCTTAGACGATATGCATTGTCAAAGCTCTTACCAGTAACTACGACGGTCTCGTTAGTTGCTCTGTCTAGTTTATATGGTTTAAGAGTATTAACTAAATCAATTGCTTTAACATTTTTAGTAGGTGCATTATTGCTAGTAACCACAACAGCGTTATCTTTAGCATCCCATTCTACTTTAGCACCGAGTGCTTCAGCCAGTGGTCTTGCAGGAATCATTGTGCGCCCATTAATAACTTGTGGTGGAACATCAGAATTAATTTGTTCGCCATTAACAATTAATTTGATAGGACTTGCCGCAAGTGCGATCCCTGAAAATAAAATAGCACCAGTTAGAACACCGGAGAC
Encoded proteins:
- a CDS encoding YqaJ viral recombinase family nuclease codes for the protein MQANVLARTLNMDRAAWLELRNRGIGGSDAAAIAGLSKYKSPVAVYLEKTGQIGPEEAGEAAYFGNRLEALVAEEFTLRTGLKVRRRNSLLQHPEHTFMLANIDRELVGQKVGLECKTASAYLKDLWEGDEVPMQYLIQCQHYMAVTGYQAWYIAVLVGGNTFIHKRIERDEELIARLIEIEKDFWENHVLAGVPPMLDGSEASGELLKKMHPMAEEGTETELPLEADELLEQLMPAKEAVKAAEERVKEIENRLKAMLGEHETGQARYYQVTWKNVSSQRIDSKALKAEHPDIYEKFAKQSHSRRFSVKRLG
- the recT gene encoding recombination protein RecT; this encodes MATNKDAKNALAQRSQNAAAKKPLTPEQTVAAYLEKMKPEFDKALPAHMNADRLARVALTTIRTTPKLMECSIPSLMGAIVQAAQLGLEPGLIGHCYIIPYGKEAQFIIGYKGMIDLARRSGNIESIYSHAVYEADEFDYELGLHPKLYHKPATGRRGAMTYVYAVAHFKDGGYQFEVMDMEEIERRRARSKANKNGPWVTDYEEMAKKTVIRHMWKYLPISIEIQQKAAWDETVRKNITSEPKSVYADAIEAEGVVAEDIPMAESAPAEKQSGTDQKGTDKELEDAMNMEFK
- a CDS encoding DUF6906 family protein, which codes for MKSGKRPTRKQKLAIQTARLNPANWLVTKNLPDTLHLVHRETGRERIISA
- a CDS encoding helix-turn-helix domain-containing protein — its product is MIRIKLSQLLGANKMTQKNLSELTKIRPNTIGALYHEEAKEISFANLNALCRALNCRVEDILEYIPDTETDDNISVFIDSDNDLTESEKQQVADFIKNLRLK
- a CDS encoding DnaD domain-containing protein, giving the protein MTKPPIKGGYILLSRKMIESEIWEKPPLFLKVWIYLLSKAQHGNYKNLKRGQLVTSIPEIIEACSWKVGYRTERPTKDQIFKILNWLRSASESNDESNVGQPMITTTKATHGMLVNIENYCFYQTSSNYESNAEDDDEDPAKAPRKQRQADNINKNYKELQELNNTTPTPPTHAHAKENPIAVYEQEIGRFTDTIRDKMIDWLDNGYFDEPEAIMIAAIQEAAVYEKRSWAYLERILQECLNKNIRTVEQFQQKKAEAAAEKEKKLVRLPKEERDEKRQRPSQPSQYEYPY
- a CDS encoding ATP-binding protein; the protein is MNIPTEALEAFRRQREAEERAMVQQILQENAAARRAKLQKVFDTNSLIPKKLLPATFENYQPGNESQALAKQKGMEYADHFDTEESRNLLMTGPYGVGKSHIAVSIQKRLMHLGFSCIYISTPKLLTKIRDTYNRDSEHNELELLEMIEQVDCLVLDDIGAENGTDWTASKVFEVVESRLGKHTIYTTNLSGRQLEKQIGERNMSRLSQDTEWLKVVGEDYRRRELRRAGQ
- a CDS encoding replicative DNA helicase: MSDMNAYPIPADIDMEEEVVVSMLMEKDVIAETAEMLKPEHFYNPKFKKLYQGILERWEENIDSVNLVDMVPFLEQLDITIERISEVAVSIPSYYDNRRRADRLIRLADMRQAMKIGHQLITAGHQWHTMDREAMEKVIADAGEALGKIGENEVKKTMRSVHDILMEYTDKVERTLWDNGEENEQLAPGLLSDLEDLDKLTNGYQAPELIIVAARPSIGKTAYMNQQILNISQLYPDKGAIGIFSLEMSSEALVQRMLSNLGNLSGLGTRKLNDEEYSKFTMAVGLLANRNIAIDDEAGQTVAKIKAKARRLQKEKGLATIFIDYLQFIEPPAKGMSRADAVSANTKALKNMAKELGVPVVALAQVGRQVEQRADKRPMMSDLRESGEIEQTADKIMFLYRDDYYDRESEKRNILEVILAKNRDGATGLVELAFLREYGKILNLEVQTSAAEQMACV
- a CDS encoding DNA adenine methylase, which encodes MTRTPIIWFGGKQTLAQDIISLMPPHTCYVEPFGGGASVIAAKAPVNCDIYNDIDGDVVNFLLQLRKDPDRIQQAVSTLPYSRQLFEEWKWGKKPRSKFERAVRWFYLNRSAIPGGNNHKTGWKHSGVKNPARGFRTACGLLASFAERMAAVQIECLDFRDIITKYDSPDTLFYIDPPYHGNENRYKGKFKEKDHRDLADMLRNIQGKAIVSYYSTPLIEGLYHDWDRIEISAHKFSRPQARGVERPVATEILFKNYDYGQMTLWEAGGQA
- a CDS encoding RusA family crossover junction endodeoxyribonuclease; translated protein: MIEFTIYGEPVAQGRPRATTIAGRARLYDPAKSRNYKEYIRLAAADHAPSVLLVGPLLLKISIYRSIPKSFSKKKTVQAEAREIRPTSKPDVDNYVKGIKDALNKVIWKDDSQIVSIVAEKFYSQKPRIEVKVQAMEEQIQQLSII
- a CDS encoding 2-methylcitrate dehydratase, yielding MPYMELKGLIKKVNLKPNGEKEILLVVSENEMRGKLDSVSEMIGCRVDVSLESLIVNYTVEINANTEEPMRTYRVDEKGIVHEIKPEGEQLEANLGLPEAKIPTKEEKEQTEREIIDDFILSGLAPSYEDLPYDFANIVKRRLEGETYMKLASELDISSGKIVELIDEYRKRLAPLAAKWDEWRQEKEQSKQETTADPGEVATGTGEPDQSEQDEEDTDSLKGQATENLGSDGQEPSEEEIEEYILGGHAPKFPDIEFDFPQLLDKKRKRGSWTKVASEMNLPLVQVRRQWREYKERIARQMRGEDIA
- a CDS encoding ArpU family phage packaging/lysis transcriptional regulator; the encoded protein is MQMSFLPKIDRKATQKRVEEALETARIYKQIGFVRREMKNTPAYEPRYHGPTNKTTDMAAECAVWNVDKEREIEALCERVERAVSRLSKKEREIIEKRYLEDESFDYIVAGEVGLSERTYTRMKARAFYKLAFMLKLEVLSEDLIPI
- a CDS encoding copper amine oxidase N-terminal domain-containing protein translates to MSKLNKAKYYVSGVLTGAILFSGIALAASPIKLIVNGEQINSDVPPQVINGRTMIPARPLAEALGAKVEWDAKDNAVVVTSNNAPTKNVKAIDLVNTLKPYKLDRATNETVVVTGKSFDNAYRLSASGEVNWNLDGQYKKLTLSTGVPDNTTWSHEIIIYGDGKKIKSETLTTKDGLKELTVNVTGINILTIEGGYIHQGIIINPQVQ